One Brassica napus cultivar Da-Ae chromosome C2, Da-Ae, whole genome shotgun sequence DNA window includes the following coding sequences:
- the LOC106430688 gene encoding DExH-box ATP-dependent RNA helicase DExH12 isoform X1: MANLGGKIDPKSYGDRIAKGRPLERDDTVSDRQSKRHCIRDDDVVYQPKTKETRDAYEAMLGLIQQHLGGLTLNIVSGAADEILALLNNDAVNNPEKKLEIQKLLKPIPEEMNQVFDQLVSFGKLITDFGVAVEFEEDEEDSDSDIAHDEELQETGDMQVVAGEGTSLNVQDIDTYWLHRETSIEREENLLKSLYEAARRLKDRTVADGDLESGWFKGQRQMLDLESLAFVQGGLLMANTTCVLPPGFYRSRGEGYDELNVPWVSKKVDINEKLVKITEMPAWAQPAFKGMQQLNSVQSKVYETALFKDDNILLCAPTGAGKTNVAMLTILQQIGFNKKDDGTYNHGNYKIVYVTPMKALVTEVVSNLSYRLKDYGVTVKELSGDQSLSGKEIEEAQIIVTTPEKWDIITRKSSDTQLVRLVIIDEIHLLHDNRGPVLESIVARTLRQIETTKENIRLVGLSATLPNYEDVALFLRVDLKKGLFKFDRSYRPVPLGQQYIGISVKEPLQKFQMMNDLCYQKVVAGAGKHQVLIFVHSRNETAKTAKAILETAMANDTLSRFLKEDSASREVLQSQIELIKNGDLKKLLPYGFAIHHAGLARGDREIVEALFGEGHVQVLVSTETLAWSVKLHAHTVIIKGTEVYNPEKGAWMELTPLDVMQMLGHAGRPQYDQYGEGIIITSYSKVQFYLSLMNEQLPIESQFISKLADQLNAEIALGTVQNAREACHWLGYTYLYYRMVRNPTLYGLAPDVLAKDVVLEGRRADLIHSAATILDKNNLVKYDRKSGCFQVTDLGRIASYNCVSHGTIATYNEHLKPTMGDIDLYHLLSLSEEFKYVTVGPDEKMELTKLLDRVTVPIKETLEEPSAKINVLLQTYISQLKLESLSLTSDMVFIGQNAGRLVRALYEIVLKRGWVQLSEKALKMVGRITRK, translated from the coding sequence ATGGCGAACTTGGGAGGGAAGATTGATCCTAAGTCCTATGGAGATAGAATTGCTAAGGGAAGGCCTCTGGAGCGTGATGATACAGTTTCTGATCGGCAGAGCAAGAGGCATTGTATTAGAGATGATGATGTGGTTTATCAGCCGAAGACTAAGGAGACAAGGGATGCTTATGAGGCTATGCTTGGCCTTATTCAGCAGCATCTGGGTGGGTTGACTTTGAATATTGTTAGTGGTGCCGCAGATGAGATCTTGGCTCTTCTCAATAACGATGCAGTCAATAACCCTGAAAAGAAGTTGGAGATTCAGAAGCTTCTGAAACCTATACCTGAGGAGATGAATCAGGTTTTTGATCAGCTTGTTTCCTTTGGGAAATTGATCACCGACTTTGGTGTGGCTGTTGAGTTTGAGGAGGACGAAGAAGATAGTGATTCTGATATAGCCCATGATGAAGAACTTCAGGAAACTGGAGATATGCAGGTGGTTGCAGGGGAGGGCACGAGTCTGAACGTTCAGGATATTGATACATACTGGCTCCACAGAGAAACATCGATAGAGAGGGAGGAGAACCTGCTGAAAAGTCTTTATGAAGCAGCCCGGCGTTTGAAGGACAGAACTGTTGCTGATGGAGATTTAGAAAGTGGTTGGTTCAAGGGTCAGCGTCAGATGCTGGACCTGGAGAGCTTGGCTTTTGTCCAAGGTGGTCTCCTGATGGCGAATACGACGTGTGTCCTTCCACCTGGCTTCTACAGAAGTCGTGGCGAGGGATATGATGAACTTAACGTCCCATGGGTTTCTAAAAAGGTGGATATCAATGAGAAGCTTGTGAAGATCACGGAGATGCCAGCTTGGGCTCAACCGGCTTTTAAGGGAATGCAACAGTTGAACAGTGTTCAGAGCAAAGTGTATGAGACCGCGCTATTTAAGGATGATAACATTCTTCTTTGTGCTCCAACCGGTGCTGGGAAAACCAATGTTGCCATGCTCACCATTCTCCAGCAAATCGGATTCAATAAGAAGGATGATGGAACATATAACCATGGAAATTACAAAATTGTCTATGTTACACCCATGAAAGCCCTTGTTACTGAGGTGGTTAGTAACCTGTCTTATCGTCTGAAGGATTATGGAGTTACTGTGAAGGAACTCAGTGGGGATCAGTCTCTTAGTGGGAAAGAAATTGAGGAGGCCCAGATAATTGTTACCACACCAGAAAAGTGGGATATCATCACCAGGAAGTCTAGTGATACCCAGCTTGTGAGACTTGTTATTATCGATGAAATCCATCTTCTTCATGATAATAGAGGGCCTGTGCTTGAAAGCATTGTCGCTAGGACTCTTAGACAGATTGAAACCACGAAGGAGAATATTCGCTTGGTGGGTTTGTCAGCTACACTGCCAAATTATGAAGATGTGGCCTTATTTTTGCGGGTTGATCTTAAGAAAGGGTTGTTTAAGTTCGACCGCAGCTACAGACCAGTGCCTCTTGGTCAGCAGTATATTGGAATCAGTGTGAAAGAACCATTGCAGAAGTTCCAGATGATGAATGATCTTTGTTATCAGAAAGTGGTTGCTGGTGCTGGAAAGCACCAGGTTCTTATTTTTGTTCATTCGAGGAATGAAACTGCAAAAACTGCAAAAGCAATATTGGAGACAGCAATGGCGAACGATACCCTCAGCAGATTCCTGAAAGAAGATAGTGCAAGTCGTGAAGTTCTTCAGAGTCAGATTGAACTTATTAAGAATGGTGATCTGAAAAAGCTTCTGCCTTACGGTTTTGCTATTCATCATGCTGGGCTAGCAAGGGGTGATCGTGAGATAGTTGAGGCGCTTTTTGGTGAAGGGCATGTGCAAGTCTTGGTTTCCACAGAAACTCTCGCATGGAGTGTGAAGTTGCATGCTCATACTGTCATAATCAAAGGAACCGAGGTCTATAATCCTGAGAAAGGGGCGTGGATGGAACTCACTCCCCTGGATGTTATGCAGATGCTTGGTCATGCTGGAAGACCTCAGTATGATCAATATGGGGAAGGTATAATTATCACTAGCTACAGCAAGGTGCAGTTTTATCTTTCTTTGATGAATGAGCAACTACCTATTGAAAGCCAGTTTATTTCAAAACTTGCTGATCAGCTTAATGCTGAAATTGCGCTTGGAACGGTTCAGAATGCTAGAGAGGCTTGCCATTGGCTTGGCTATACGTATCTATATTACCGTATGGTTCGTAATCCAACGCTTTATGGTTTAGCGCCTGATGTCCTTGCAAAAGACGTAGTGTTGGAGGGAAGAAGAGCTGACCTGATACACTCAGCTGCTACTATCTTGGACAAAAACAACTTGGTTAAGTATGACAGGAAAAGTGGATGTTTCCAAGTTACTGATCTGGGACGGATTGCTAGCTACAACTGTGTAAGTCATGGGACCATAGCAACGTACAATGAGCATTTGAAGCCAACGATGGGTGATATAGATCTTTATCATCTGCTATCACTGAGTGAGGAGTTCAAGTATGTGACTGTTGGGCCAGATGAGAAGATGGAACTGACGAAACTTTTGGATCGTGTCACGGTTCCGATCAAGGAAACTCTGGAGGAGCCCAGTGCAAAGATTAATGTTTTGTTACAGACATACATTTCACAGCTTAAGCTTGAGAGTCTTTCTTTGACATCAGACATGGTTTTTATAGGTCAGAACGCTGGACGTCTTGTACGAGCTCTCTATGAAATTGTATTGAAGCGCGGATGGGTTCAACTGTCTGAGAAAGCTCTGAAAATGGTTGGGAGGAttactagaaaataa
- the LOC106430688 gene encoding DExH-box ATP-dependent RNA helicase DExH12 isoform X2 produces MLGLIQQHLGGLTLNIVSGAADEILALLNNDAVNNPEKKLEIQKLLKPIPEEMNQVFDQLVSFGKLITDFGVAVEFEEDEEDSDSDIAHDEELQETGDMQVVAGEGTSLNVQDIDTYWLHRETSIEREENLLKSLYEAARRLKDRTVADGDLESGWFKGQRQMLDLESLAFVQGGLLMANTTCVLPPGFYRSRGEGYDELNVPWVSKKVDINEKLVKITEMPAWAQPAFKGMQQLNSVQSKVYETALFKDDNILLCAPTGAGKTNVAMLTILQQIGFNKKDDGTYNHGNYKIVYVTPMKALVTEVVSNLSYRLKDYGVTVKELSGDQSLSGKEIEEAQIIVTTPEKWDIITRKSSDTQLVRLVIIDEIHLLHDNRGPVLESIVARTLRQIETTKENIRLVGLSATLPNYEDVALFLRVDLKKGLFKFDRSYRPVPLGQQYIGISVKEPLQKFQMMNDLCYQKVVAGAGKHQVLIFVHSRNETAKTAKAILETAMANDTLSRFLKEDSASREVLQSQIELIKNGDLKKLLPYGFAIHHAGLARGDREIVEALFGEGHVQVLVSTETLAWSVKLHAHTVIIKGTEVYNPEKGAWMELTPLDVMQMLGHAGRPQYDQYGEGIIITSYSKVQFYLSLMNEQLPIESQFISKLADQLNAEIALGTVQNAREACHWLGYTYLYYRMVRNPTLYGLAPDVLAKDVVLEGRRADLIHSAATILDKNNLVKYDRKSGCFQVTDLGRIASYNCVSHGTIATYNEHLKPTMGDIDLYHLLSLSEEFKYVTVGPDEKMELTKLLDRVTVPIKETLEEPSAKINVLLQTYISQLKLESLSLTSDMVFIGQNAGRLVRALYEIVLKRGWVQLSEKALKMVGRITRK; encoded by the coding sequence ATGCTTGGCCTTATTCAGCAGCATCTGGGTGGGTTGACTTTGAATATTGTTAGTGGTGCCGCAGATGAGATCTTGGCTCTTCTCAATAACGATGCAGTCAATAACCCTGAAAAGAAGTTGGAGATTCAGAAGCTTCTGAAACCTATACCTGAGGAGATGAATCAGGTTTTTGATCAGCTTGTTTCCTTTGGGAAATTGATCACCGACTTTGGTGTGGCTGTTGAGTTTGAGGAGGACGAAGAAGATAGTGATTCTGATATAGCCCATGATGAAGAACTTCAGGAAACTGGAGATATGCAGGTGGTTGCAGGGGAGGGCACGAGTCTGAACGTTCAGGATATTGATACATACTGGCTCCACAGAGAAACATCGATAGAGAGGGAGGAGAACCTGCTGAAAAGTCTTTATGAAGCAGCCCGGCGTTTGAAGGACAGAACTGTTGCTGATGGAGATTTAGAAAGTGGTTGGTTCAAGGGTCAGCGTCAGATGCTGGACCTGGAGAGCTTGGCTTTTGTCCAAGGTGGTCTCCTGATGGCGAATACGACGTGTGTCCTTCCACCTGGCTTCTACAGAAGTCGTGGCGAGGGATATGATGAACTTAACGTCCCATGGGTTTCTAAAAAGGTGGATATCAATGAGAAGCTTGTGAAGATCACGGAGATGCCAGCTTGGGCTCAACCGGCTTTTAAGGGAATGCAACAGTTGAACAGTGTTCAGAGCAAAGTGTATGAGACCGCGCTATTTAAGGATGATAACATTCTTCTTTGTGCTCCAACCGGTGCTGGGAAAACCAATGTTGCCATGCTCACCATTCTCCAGCAAATCGGATTCAATAAGAAGGATGATGGAACATATAACCATGGAAATTACAAAATTGTCTATGTTACACCCATGAAAGCCCTTGTTACTGAGGTGGTTAGTAACCTGTCTTATCGTCTGAAGGATTATGGAGTTACTGTGAAGGAACTCAGTGGGGATCAGTCTCTTAGTGGGAAAGAAATTGAGGAGGCCCAGATAATTGTTACCACACCAGAAAAGTGGGATATCATCACCAGGAAGTCTAGTGATACCCAGCTTGTGAGACTTGTTATTATCGATGAAATCCATCTTCTTCATGATAATAGAGGGCCTGTGCTTGAAAGCATTGTCGCTAGGACTCTTAGACAGATTGAAACCACGAAGGAGAATATTCGCTTGGTGGGTTTGTCAGCTACACTGCCAAATTATGAAGATGTGGCCTTATTTTTGCGGGTTGATCTTAAGAAAGGGTTGTTTAAGTTCGACCGCAGCTACAGACCAGTGCCTCTTGGTCAGCAGTATATTGGAATCAGTGTGAAAGAACCATTGCAGAAGTTCCAGATGATGAATGATCTTTGTTATCAGAAAGTGGTTGCTGGTGCTGGAAAGCACCAGGTTCTTATTTTTGTTCATTCGAGGAATGAAACTGCAAAAACTGCAAAAGCAATATTGGAGACAGCAATGGCGAACGATACCCTCAGCAGATTCCTGAAAGAAGATAGTGCAAGTCGTGAAGTTCTTCAGAGTCAGATTGAACTTATTAAGAATGGTGATCTGAAAAAGCTTCTGCCTTACGGTTTTGCTATTCATCATGCTGGGCTAGCAAGGGGTGATCGTGAGATAGTTGAGGCGCTTTTTGGTGAAGGGCATGTGCAAGTCTTGGTTTCCACAGAAACTCTCGCATGGAGTGTGAAGTTGCATGCTCATACTGTCATAATCAAAGGAACCGAGGTCTATAATCCTGAGAAAGGGGCGTGGATGGAACTCACTCCCCTGGATGTTATGCAGATGCTTGGTCATGCTGGAAGACCTCAGTATGATCAATATGGGGAAGGTATAATTATCACTAGCTACAGCAAGGTGCAGTTTTATCTTTCTTTGATGAATGAGCAACTACCTATTGAAAGCCAGTTTATTTCAAAACTTGCTGATCAGCTTAATGCTGAAATTGCGCTTGGAACGGTTCAGAATGCTAGAGAGGCTTGCCATTGGCTTGGCTATACGTATCTATATTACCGTATGGTTCGTAATCCAACGCTTTATGGTTTAGCGCCTGATGTCCTTGCAAAAGACGTAGTGTTGGAGGGAAGAAGAGCTGACCTGATACACTCAGCTGCTACTATCTTGGACAAAAACAACTTGGTTAAGTATGACAGGAAAAGTGGATGTTTCCAAGTTACTGATCTGGGACGGATTGCTAGCTACAACTGTGTAAGTCATGGGACCATAGCAACGTACAATGAGCATTTGAAGCCAACGATGGGTGATATAGATCTTTATCATCTGCTATCACTGAGTGAGGAGTTCAAGTATGTGACTGTTGGGCCAGATGAGAAGATGGAACTGACGAAACTTTTGGATCGTGTCACGGTTCCGATCAAGGAAACTCTGGAGGAGCCCAGTGCAAAGATTAATGTTTTGTTACAGACATACATTTCACAGCTTAAGCTTGAGAGTCTTTCTTTGACATCAGACATGGTTTTTATAGGTCAGAACGCTGGACGTCTTGTACGAGCTCTCTATGAAATTGTATTGAAGCGCGGATGGGTTCAACTGTCTGAGAAAGCTCTGAAAATGGTTGGGAGGAttactagaaaataa